One Luteibacter sp. 9135 DNA segment encodes these proteins:
- the rnd gene encoding ribonuclease D — MTTSDLAHPAPWIDHREGLDAWLAPIAPSAVVGLDTEFMRRNTFYPQLALLQLAHEGRYALIDPLAVPLDDALAPVFAAQPVVTVMHSAGEDLEAMAPFLPDGPHILFDTQIAAAFVGMGLGISYRALVAELVGEELDKGETRSDWLQRPLTESQKLYATLDVVHLHPVHAILSERLAERGRAHWHAEDCARMKRRASQRQGDAQPQRGFKAASEWAPEQQALLRRILRWREASARTLDKPRSWLLEDNHALDLVASIPQTPAELDERVRGTRALRSAQRQELFDLVRQPVTADEVESTVAIIGHPVGDAKRAINEMRSAIDTLATQLDVPPGLLCARRSMEELVMSGGVWPEALEGWRREVLHDRLCALLPDRG; from the coding sequence ATGACAACGAGCGACCTCGCTCACCCCGCCCCCTGGATCGACCATCGCGAGGGGCTCGATGCGTGGCTCGCCCCCATCGCCCCCTCGGCAGTCGTGGGGCTCGATACAGAGTTCATGCGTCGCAACACCTTCTACCCCCAGCTGGCCCTGCTCCAGCTTGCGCACGAAGGCCGCTACGCCCTTATCGACCCCCTGGCGGTGCCGCTGGACGACGCCCTGGCGCCGGTCTTCGCGGCGCAGCCGGTCGTCACGGTGATGCACAGCGCCGGGGAAGACCTGGAAGCGATGGCCCCTTTCCTTCCGGACGGCCCGCACATCCTGTTCGACACGCAGATCGCTGCCGCCTTCGTCGGCATGGGCCTGGGCATCAGCTACCGCGCCCTGGTGGCGGAACTGGTCGGCGAAGAACTGGACAAGGGCGAAACGCGCAGCGACTGGCTGCAGCGTCCGCTCACCGAGTCGCAGAAGCTTTACGCGACGCTCGACGTCGTCCATCTGCACCCGGTCCACGCGATCCTCTCCGAACGCCTGGCCGAACGTGGCCGGGCCCACTGGCACGCGGAAGACTGCGCACGGATGAAGCGTCGCGCCAGCCAGCGCCAGGGCGATGCCCAGCCCCAGCGTGGCTTCAAGGCGGCCAGCGAATGGGCGCCAGAACAGCAGGCCTTGCTGCGCCGTATCCTACGCTGGCGGGAGGCCTCGGCACGTACGCTGGACAAACCCCGCTCCTGGCTGCTGGAAGACAACCACGCCCTCGACCTGGTCGCCTCGATACCGCAAACCCCCGCCGAGCTGGACGAGCGCGTACGCGGCACCCGGGCCCTGCGCTCGGCACAGCGTCAGGAGCTGTTCGACCTGGTGCGCCAGCCGGTCACGGCGGATGAGGTGGAAAGCACCGTTGCCATCATCGGCCATCCGGTCGGGGACGCCAAACGCGCGATCAACGAGATGCGCAGCGCCATCGACACCCTCGCCACCCAGCTGGATGTCCCACCGGGCCTGCTCTGCGCGCGGCGCTCGATGGAAGAGCTGGTGATGAGCGGTGGCGTGTGGCCCGAGGCCCTGGAGGGCTGGCGCCGCGAGGTGTTGCACGATCGTCTCTGCGCGCTGTTGCCGGATCGCGGCTAG
- a CDS encoding formylglycine-generating enzyme family protein has product MPNTETVRRQRAMGGALGVALLGFALFYHFFPQVLHVQTTQNTPRSPMRGQPTTMGFDQRPQAAAGAVVSELDAGPPIMLAPTAVIAARRREKSPERVLPAQKSPDTPELTALLDRGDKALAVDRLVGGKDSAAALFGAVLKEKADSQRALAGMDEVRARMAAEIEQDIALGDADAARESLAALKALPASAADVAPLQQKLGVLEKVRPLLGKAATQLQEGKADLPHGDSALDTYRQVLQMDEGNAVAEQGITQVQRTVLDKALAAVAQNDFAAADTALAAAAVIQPESQALQDTRGRIEGMRRQSATAMLAQARSALDAGNLELARQLADKAQQTSADLAGLDDFNERLTNARLYASYKPGQVFADRFVDSTGQAPAMVVVPTGRFLMGSPDGERGHDANEAPVHEVQVDKGFAMARSAVTIGQFRDFVRATGYVPQSVSMQGGSVYDEQSGGLRDDSNANWQDDYAGKPGQDRLPVINVSWNDAKAYADWLSQRTGKKYRLASEAEFEYGLRAGTTTRYWWGDGSPGSRVENLTGGNDRSGSGRRWSNAFNGYKDGFWGPAPVMSFTPNAFGLYDMGGNVSEWVADCWHDNYIRAPRSAEAWVNPGCGRRVIRGGSWGSAPDMVRSAYRQGATSDLRSARVGFRVVREL; this is encoded by the coding sequence ATGCCCAACACCGAGACCGTTCGACGACAGCGCGCCATGGGCGGCGCGTTGGGCGTGGCCTTGCTCGGTTTTGCGCTGTTCTACCATTTCTTCCCGCAGGTGCTGCACGTCCAGACCACGCAGAACACGCCGCGTTCGCCCATGCGGGGCCAGCCGACCACGATGGGTTTCGACCAGCGTCCGCAAGCGGCGGCTGGGGCGGTGGTCTCGGAACTCGATGCCGGGCCGCCGATCATGTTGGCGCCGACGGCGGTGATCGCGGCGCGGCGGCGTGAAAAATCCCCGGAACGGGTGTTGCCGGCGCAGAAGAGCCCGGATACGCCCGAATTGACGGCCTTGCTCGATCGCGGCGACAAGGCCCTGGCGGTCGATCGCCTGGTGGGGGGCAAGGACAGCGCGGCCGCGCTCTTCGGCGCCGTGCTCAAGGAGAAGGCGGACAGCCAGCGTGCCCTGGCCGGCATGGACGAGGTTCGCGCGCGCATGGCCGCCGAGATCGAGCAGGATATCGCGCTGGGCGACGCCGATGCGGCGCGCGAATCGCTGGCGGCGCTGAAGGCGTTGCCCGCAAGCGCCGCGGATGTCGCGCCGCTGCAACAGAAACTGGGCGTGCTGGAAAAGGTGCGGCCGCTGCTGGGCAAGGCGGCGACGCAGTTGCAGGAAGGCAAGGCCGACCTGCCGCACGGCGACAGCGCGCTGGATACCTATCGCCAGGTGCTGCAGATGGACGAGGGCAATGCGGTGGCGGAGCAGGGCATCACGCAGGTGCAGCGCACGGTGCTGGACAAGGCGCTGGCGGCGGTGGCCCAGAACGACTTCGCGGCAGCGGACACGGCCCTGGCCGCCGCCGCGGTCATCCAGCCGGAATCGCAGGCGCTGCAGGATACGCGTGGTCGTATCGAGGGCATGCGCCGGCAGAGTGCCACGGCGATGCTGGCCCAGGCCCGCTCCGCCCTGGATGCCGGCAATCTCGAGCTTGCCCGGCAGCTTGCCGACAAGGCGCAGCAGACCAGCGCCGACCTCGCCGGCCTGGACGACTTCAACGAGCGGCTGACCAACGCCCGCCTGTACGCCAGTTACAAACCCGGGCAGGTCTTTGCCGATCGCTTCGTCGACTCCACCGGACAGGCGCCGGCGATGGTGGTAGTCCCCACGGGGCGCTTCCTGATGGGCTCCCCCGACGGCGAGCGCGGCCACGACGCCAACGAGGCACCCGTGCACGAGGTGCAGGTGGACAAGGGCTTCGCCATGGCGCGCAGCGCGGTCACCATCGGGCAGTTCCGTGACTTCGTCCGCGCCACGGGCTATGTGCCGCAGTCGGTGTCGATGCAGGGCGGCAGTGTCTACGACGAGCAGAGCGGCGGCCTGCGCGACGACTCCAACGCCAACTGGCAGGACGACTACGCCGGCAAGCCCGGCCAGGACCGACTGCCGGTCATCAACGTGTCCTGGAACGACGCCAAGGCCTACGCCGACTGGCTCTCGCAACGCACCGGCAAGAAATACCGCCTGGCTAGCGAAGCCGAATTCGAATACGGCCTGCGTGCCGGCACCACCACGCGCTACTGGTGGGGCGACGGCTCGCCCGGCTCGCGCGTGGAGAACCTGACCGGCGGCAACGACCGTTCGGGCTCGGGCCGCCGCTGGAGCAATGCGTTCAACGGTTACAAGGACGGTTTCTGGGGCCCGGCCCCGGTCATGAGTTTCACACCGAACGCCTTCGGTCTTTACGACATGGGCGGCAACGTGTCCGAGTGGGTGGCCGATTGCTGGCACGACAACTACATCCGGGCACCGCGTTCCGCGGAGGCCTGGGTCAACCCGGGCTGCGGGCGGCGGGTGATCCGCGGTGGTTCGTGGGGCAGCGCGCCGGACATGGTGCGATCGGCTTACCGCCAGGGGGCGACCTCCGACCTGCGCAGCGCGCGTGTGGGTTTTCGCGTCGTTCGCGAGTTGTGA
- a CDS encoding methyl-accepting chemotaxis protein codes for MIRRWFEKHRASQGKLAALDKVQAVIEFAPDGHVRHANALFLETMGYRLDEIRGAHHRMFVTGNEADTDAYAAFWAALRTGRSDTGLYRRRRKDGSDVWLQSSYNPLFDRSGQVVSVIKYATDVTAQRIAAADMDGRLQAIDRAQATIEFDLDGMIIEANDNFLSAMGYARDEVVGRHHRMFVDPSEASSPGYAAFWARLREGRHAAALYRRLGRDGRVVWIQATYNPILDFNGVPMKVIKYATDITAQTLATQTLQREVVSLSGAVVDNASKAGNAEQLATGARQAAERGGEVMRDVVRTMGGIQEGTRSIEDILDLIDALSFQTNLLSLNASIEAARAGESGKAFAVVADEVRQLAVRSASASKQIHQLIGDARGRVEEGASLVGTAGHTMDEIVASIANVTQVTSEISESAVAQSSGIQRVNAAVAQLEAVYGNI; via the coding sequence ATGATTCGCCGTTGGTTCGAGAAACATCGCGCCTCCCAAGGCAAGCTCGCGGCACTGGACAAGGTCCAGGCCGTCATCGAATTCGCCCCCGACGGCCATGTGCGCCACGCTAACGCGCTGTTCCTCGAGACCATGGGCTACCGGCTCGACGAGATCCGCGGTGCCCACCACCGCATGTTCGTCACCGGCAACGAAGCCGACACGGATGCCTATGCGGCCTTCTGGGCCGCCCTGCGCACCGGCCGAAGCGATACGGGGCTGTATCGGCGTCGGCGCAAGGATGGCAGCGACGTGTGGTTGCAATCGTCGTACAACCCCTTGTTCGATCGCAGCGGCCAGGTCGTCAGCGTGATCAAGTACGCCACCGATGTCACGGCGCAGCGCATTGCGGCCGCCGACATGGATGGCCGCCTGCAGGCCATCGACCGCGCCCAGGCCACCATCGAGTTCGACCTCGACGGCATGATCATCGAGGCCAACGACAACTTCCTCAGTGCCATGGGCTACGCGCGTGACGAGGTAGTCGGGCGCCACCACCGCATGTTCGTCGATCCCAGCGAGGCATCGTCACCCGGCTACGCGGCCTTCTGGGCGCGGCTGCGCGAGGGGCGTCATGCCGCGGCGCTGTACCGGCGGCTCGGCCGCGACGGCCGCGTGGTGTGGATCCAGGCGACCTACAACCCCATCCTCGACTTCAACGGCGTGCCGATGAAGGTCATCAAGTACGCCACCGACATCACCGCACAGACCCTGGCCACGCAGACGCTGCAGCGCGAAGTGGTGTCCCTGTCCGGCGCCGTCGTCGATAACGCCAGCAAGGCAGGCAACGCGGAGCAACTGGCCACCGGCGCCCGGCAGGCCGCCGAGCGTGGCGGCGAGGTCATGCGCGACGTGGTTCGCACCATGGGCGGGATCCAGGAAGGCACGCGGTCGATCGAGGACATCCTCGACCTGATCGATGCGCTGTCGTTCCAGACCAACCTGCTCTCGCTCAACGCGTCGATCGAAGCTGCGCGTGCCGGCGAGAGTGGCAAGGCCTTCGCCGTGGTGGCGGACGAAGTGCGCCAGCTGGCCGTGCGCAGCGCCAGCGCGTCCAAGCAAATTCACCAGCTGATCGGCGACGCCCGCGGACGCGTCGAGGAAGGCGCGAGCCTGGTGGGTACGGCAGGCCACACCATGGATGAGATCGTTGCATCCATCGCCAACGTCACCCAGGTGACCAGCGAGATCAGCGAAAGTGCCGTGGCACAGTCCTCAGGCATCCAGCGGGTCAACGCGGCCGTGGCGCAACTGGAAGCGGTCTACGGCAACATCTGA
- a CDS encoding GAF domain-containing sensor histidine kinase — MPQVRPSLATLDDPLIGAVARLSVVPRILDAVVRRTGMRFAAVARVTDNRWTACAVRDDLGFGLGAGDDLVLGSTICDEIRQHHEPVVFGHASAHPVYADHHTPRFYQLESYASVPIFTVDGQFFGTLCAIDSRPVTLDEKGLAAEMTLFGELIAAQLALEDRVNDAEQALREEVDDGVLREQFLAVVGHDLRSPVQAAGMAAESLQSMNLPPRAQRLAGLIAASTRRMAGLIDDVMDFARARLAAGIPVTMQVRDDLAEAAERVLAEIRQAHPEADIRASWSVSRPLRFDLKRMQQLIANLVNNAITHGDSRRPILVEGKDEGCAVTLAVTNFGEPIDPQTLDRLFHPFFRPDSSQPRPGLGLGLYIAAEIARGHGATLTVTSSAEAGTCFLFRMPTTLLT; from the coding sequence ATGCCTCAGGTTCGCCCCTCCCTTGCCACCCTGGACGATCCCCTGATCGGGGCGGTGGCGCGCCTGTCGGTCGTGCCCCGTATCCTCGACGCCGTGGTCCGCCGTACGGGCATGCGTTTCGCCGCGGTGGCACGGGTCACGGACAACCGCTGGACGGCCTGCGCCGTTCGCGACGACCTCGGTTTCGGCCTCGGCGCCGGTGACGACCTGGTGCTGGGCAGCACCATCTGCGACGAGATCCGCCAGCACCATGAGCCGGTGGTGTTCGGCCATGCCAGCGCCCATCCGGTTTACGCCGACCACCACACGCCACGCTTCTACCAGCTCGAAAGCTATGCCTCGGTGCCGATCTTCACGGTGGACGGCCAGTTCTTCGGCACCCTGTGCGCCATCGATTCGCGCCCGGTCACCCTCGACGAGAAAGGTCTTGCCGCCGAGATGACCCTGTTCGGCGAGTTGATCGCCGCCCAGCTGGCGCTGGAGGACCGGGTGAATGACGCGGAACAAGCGCTACGGGAAGAGGTGGACGACGGCGTGCTACGGGAGCAGTTCCTTGCCGTGGTCGGGCACGACCTGCGCAGCCCGGTGCAGGCCGCCGGCATGGCCGCAGAGTCGCTGCAATCGATGAACCTGCCGCCGCGCGCGCAACGCCTTGCCGGGCTCATTGCGGCCAGCACCCGCCGCATGGCCGGCCTTATCGACGATGTGATGGATTTCGCCCGCGCACGGCTGGCGGCGGGCATTCCCGTAACGATGCAGGTGCGCGACGACCTGGCCGAGGCCGCGGAGCGCGTGCTGGCGGAGATCCGCCAGGCGCATCCCGAGGCCGACATTCGGGCGAGCTGGAGCGTGAGCCGCCCGCTCCGCTTCGACCTCAAGCGCATGCAGCAGCTCATCGCCAACCTGGTCAACAACGCGATCACCCATGGCGATAGCCGTCGCCCCATCCTGGTCGAAGGCAAGGACGAGGGCTGCGCGGTGACGCTGGCAGTCACCAATTTCGGCGAACCGATCGATCCGCAGACGCTGGATCGCCTGTTCCATCCGTTCTTCCGGCCGGACAGCTCGCAGCCCCGGCCCGGCCTGGGTCTGGGACTGTACATCGCGGCGGAAATCGCCCGCGGCCATGGCGCGACGCTCACGGTTACCTCGTCGGCAGAGGCGGGCACCTGCTTCCTGTTCCGGATGCCGACCACCCTCCTAACCTGA
- the tmk gene encoding dTMP kinase produces MAPLPIPGGLLIAIEGIDGAGKTTLAHTLRDALSLDGCTVNLSKEPTNGPWGMQMRASASTGRLSPEEELRLLILDRRQHVDELVAPALARGEIVILDRYFPSNVAYQGAAGLGIDDLMQANAFAPRPDLLLLLDLAPEVGLARIRLRGDKPNHFETAENLDRCRAIFRDMALPHTALIDAKRDADEVSADALDQARQAIARKRAGG; encoded by the coding sequence ATGGCACCTCTCCCTATCCCCGGCGGTCTGCTGATCGCCATCGAAGGTATCGACGGCGCCGGCAAGACGACGCTCGCTCATACCCTTCGCGATGCCCTTTCGCTCGACGGCTGTACGGTCAACCTCAGCAAGGAGCCAACCAACGGCCCCTGGGGGATGCAGATGCGCGCCTCGGCATCCACTGGCCGGCTCAGCCCCGAGGAAGAGCTGCGCCTGCTGATCCTGGACCGCCGGCAGCATGTGGATGAACTGGTCGCGCCCGCGCTGGCTCGCGGTGAGATCGTCATCCTCGACCGCTATTTCCCGTCTAACGTGGCCTACCAGGGCGCTGCCGGGCTCGGCATCGACGACCTGATGCAGGCCAACGCCTTCGCACCCCGCCCCGACCTTCTGCTGCTGCTCGACCTTGCGCCGGAGGTTGGCCTGGCGCGCATACGCCTGCGCGGCGATAAGCCGAATCACTTCGAGACCGCGGAGAATCTCGACCGCTGCCGCGCCATCTTCCGCGATATGGCCTTGCCGCATACGGCCCTCATCGATGCTAAGCGTGACGCCGACGAGGTGTCGGCGGATGCGCTGGACCAGGCAAGGCAAGCCATCGCAAGGAAACGCGCTGGCGGGTGA
- a CDS encoding cysteine dioxygenase family protein, protein MITVDFPGSRKLIDAIDASVVQPDTPAITDTLRNALCRLIRSQEVILPACVFESTGDHYARRELYRSDEHGYSVVAMTWGPGQGTLIHDHSGMWCVEGVWNGALEIVQYELLGHEAERYQFRAVGSIQAGPGSAGSLIPPHEYHTIRNPSDDAVAVSLHIYSGRMTQCAVFNPEGDNWYQRNERKLGLDQIH, encoded by the coding sequence ATGATCACGGTCGACTTCCCCGGCAGCCGCAAGCTCATCGATGCGATCGACGCGTCCGTCGTGCAGCCGGATACCCCGGCCATCACCGACACCCTGCGCAATGCGCTGTGCCGGCTGATCCGCTCGCAGGAAGTCATCCTGCCCGCCTGCGTCTTCGAGTCCACCGGCGACCACTACGCCCGCCGCGAGCTCTACCGCAGCGACGAGCACGGTTACAGCGTGGTCGCGATGACCTGGGGTCCGGGCCAGGGCACCCTGATCCACGACCACAGCGGCATGTGGTGCGTGGAGGGCGTCTGGAATGGCGCGCTGGAAATCGTCCAGTACGAACTGCTCGGCCACGAGGCGGAGCGCTACCAGTTCCGCGCCGTGGGCTCGATCCAGGCCGGCCCCGGCTCCGCCGGCAGCCTGATCCCGCCGCACGAGTACCACACCATCCGCAATCCCAGCGACGATGCCGTCGCGGTCAGCCTACACATCTACTCCGGCCGCATGACCCAGTGCGCGGTGTTCAATCCCGAGGGCGACAACTGGTACCAGCGTAACGAGCGCAAACTGGGTCTCGACCAGATTCATTGA
- the metX gene encoding homoserine O-acetyltransferase MetX produces the protein MGDARRYHALSSPFRMKRGGELHGACVAYETWGTLAAAGDNAILILTGLSPSAHAASNDEDPTPGWWQEMIGPGKAFDTNRWFVVCVNSLGSDKGSTCPASIDPASGQPYRLTFPELSLEDVANAAHEVVVAGLGIERLACLVGCSMGGMSALAFMLLHPGTVRTHISVDTAPQAQPFAIAIRSLQREAIRLDPHWNGGNYDDEAWPEHGMSIARKLGVITYRSAMEWNGRFARIRLDAEQREENEPFGFEFQVESYLEGHARRFNRRFDPNSYLYLSRASDWFDMAEHGEGDVMRGLARIHVQRALVIGVSTDILFPLEQQETIARGLEAAGAAVEFVALDSPQGHDAFLVDIASYSQAIGGFLATL, from the coding sequence ATGGGTGACGCCCGCCGCTACCACGCACTTTCCTCGCCGTTCCGCATGAAGCGCGGCGGCGAACTGCACGGCGCGTGCGTTGCCTACGAAACCTGGGGCACGCTGGCCGCGGCAGGGGACAACGCCATCCTCATCCTCACCGGCCTCTCGCCCAGCGCGCACGCCGCGTCCAACGACGAGGACCCCACGCCGGGCTGGTGGCAGGAGATGATCGGCCCCGGCAAGGCGTTCGACACCAACCGCTGGTTCGTGGTCTGCGTCAACTCGCTGGGCAGCGACAAGGGCTCCACCTGTCCCGCGTCGATCGACCCGGCCAGCGGGCAGCCCTACCGCCTGACGTTCCCCGAGCTTTCGCTGGAGGACGTCGCCAACGCCGCGCACGAGGTCGTCGTCGCCGGGTTGGGCATCGAGCGCCTGGCCTGCCTGGTCGGGTGCTCCATGGGCGGCATGAGCGCGCTGGCGTTCATGCTGCTGCACCCGGGCACGGTGCGCACGCACATCAGCGTGGACACGGCTCCGCAGGCACAACCGTTCGCCATCGCCATCCGCTCGTTGCAGCGCGAGGCCATTCGCCTCGATCCGCACTGGAACGGCGGCAACTACGACGACGAAGCCTGGCCGGAACACGGCATGAGCATCGCGCGCAAGCTCGGCGTCATCACTTACCGTTCCGCGATGGAATGGAACGGCCGCTTCGCGCGCATTCGCCTGGATGCCGAGCAGCGCGAGGAAAACGAGCCGTTCGGTTTCGAGTTCCAGGTCGAGTCCTACCTCGAGGGCCATGCCCGGCGTTTCAATCGCCGGTTCGATCCCAACAGCTACCTCTACCTGTCGCGCGCCAGCGACTGGTTCGACATGGCCGAACACGGCGAAGGCGACGTCATGCGCGGCCTCGCCCGCATCCATGTTCAGCGCGCGCTGGTGATCGGCGTCAGCACCGACATCCTGTTTCCGCTGGAGCAACAGGAAACCATCGCCCGTGGGCTGGAAGCGGCCGGTGCCGCCGTGGAATTCGTGGCGCTGGATTCGCCCCAGGGCCACGATGCGTTCCTGGTGGACATCGCCAGCTACAGCCAGGCCATCGGTGGCTTCCTGGCAACGCTCTAA
- a CDS encoding tetratricopeptide repeat protein, translating into MSTVFYLLATAMLLVALALILVPLVRQGRLHGRSRGVFALVVALAVLLPLASGGLYRLVGTPSTLAGVAPPKDMDVNDAIAELQARLKAHPDDVPGWLLLGQTYTMLKQPAQARDAYGHALDADGHNGAAMVGWAEADSLLRDDHRIVGRGFDLLQAAVSADPQNQKALWLLGIAQFQQQRFAEAAATWRSLQPLLDPDSNVAHAVAQQIAEADKHAGAGDVAPATASSR; encoded by the coding sequence GTGAGCACCGTGTTCTATCTCCTCGCCACCGCGATGCTGCTGGTCGCCCTGGCGCTGATCCTCGTTCCACTGGTTCGCCAGGGCCGCCTGCACGGACGATCGCGTGGTGTCTTCGCGCTGGTGGTCGCCCTGGCCGTGCTGCTGCCGCTGGCCAGCGGAGGCCTTTATCGTCTTGTAGGTACGCCCTCAACCCTGGCCGGCGTGGCGCCTCCGAAGGACATGGACGTCAACGACGCCATCGCCGAGCTGCAGGCCCGCCTCAAGGCCCACCCCGACGATGTCCCGGGTTGGCTCCTGCTGGGCCAGACCTACACCATGCTCAAGCAGCCCGCGCAAGCACGCGATGCCTATGGGCATGCACTGGACGCCGATGGCCACAACGGTGCGGCCATGGTCGGCTGGGCGGAAGCGGACTCGCTGCTGCGCGACGATCACCGCATCGTCGGCCGCGGCTTCGACCTGCTGCAGGCGGCCGTGTCCGCCGATCCGCAGAACCAGAAGGCGCTCTGGCTGCTCGGCATCGCCCAGTTCCAGCAACAGCGTTTCGCCGAAGCCGCTGCCACCTGGCGCAGCCTGCAACCGCTGCTGGACCCGGACTCCAACGTCGCCCACGCCGTGGCCCAGCAGATCGCCGAGGCCGACAAGCACGCCGGCGCCGGTGATGTCGCACCGGCAACCGCCTCGTCACGCTGA
- a CDS encoding cytochrome c-type biogenesis protein has product MTPRPYPSPRLLGRSARCARWLHAPLSKATLTLLLLLLTLPTLAQAIQPLPFRDRTEEIRFQTLSAELRCPMCQNETLADSNAPIAHDLRRQIFEMMQAGKTDAQIKAFLVERYSDFVLYEPPVSPKTWLLWFGPLLVLALGGTLVAVQVRRRARQHAGSEMPAHDTGDDW; this is encoded by the coding sequence ATGACCCCGCGCCCGTATCCGTCCCCGCGCCTACTCGGTAGGAGCGCACGATGTGCGCGATGGCTTCATGCCCCCCTATCCAAGGCCACGCTAACCCTGCTTTTGCTGCTCCTCACCCTCCCCACCCTGGCCCAGGCCATCCAGCCCCTCCCCTTCCGCGATCGCACCGAAGAAATCCGCTTCCAGACCCTCAGTGCCGAGCTGCGCTGCCCGATGTGCCAGAACGAAACCCTGGCCGATTCCAACGCGCCCATCGCGCACGACCTGCGCCGGCAGATCTTCGAGATGATGCAGGCCGGCAAGACCGATGCGCAGATCAAGGCCTTCCTGGTCGAGCGCTATTCGGATTTCGTGCTTTACGAGCCGCCGGTGTCGCCGAAGACCTGGCTGCTCTGGTTCGGCCCGCTGCTCGTTCTCGCCCTAGGCGGCACGCTGGTCGCCGTCCAGGTGCGCCGTCGCGCACGCCAGCATGCCGGCAGCGAGATGCCGGCCCACGATACCGGGGACGACTGGTGA
- a CDS encoding DsbE family thiol:disulfide interchange protein, whose product MSRLMPLFVFLALCGLFGFGIWWNTQHDQHEIVSPLIDKPAPAFSLPVLGEPDRHVDKASLLGKPYFLNVFGSWCIECVHEHPVLSSEVKALGLPLVGLNYKDDPADATAWLGEHGNPFDVVIADRDGRVGIDFGVYGAPETFLIDGKGVIRYKHVGPITPDVVTHEFRPALQALSHEAAL is encoded by the coding sequence ATGAGTCGCCTCATGCCCCTGTTCGTCTTCCTTGCGCTATGCGGCCTGTTCGGCTTCGGCATCTGGTGGAACACGCAGCACGACCAGCACGAGATCGTCTCGCCGCTGATCGACAAGCCCGCGCCCGCGTTTTCGCTGCCCGTGCTGGGTGAGCCCGATCGCCATGTCGACAAGGCCTCGCTGCTGGGCAAGCCGTACTTCCTCAACGTGTTCGGCAGCTGGTGCATCGAGTGCGTACATGAGCACCCGGTCCTGTCCAGCGAGGTGAAGGCCCTGGGCCTTCCCCTGGTCGGCCTCAACTACAAGGACGACCCGGCCGATGCGACGGCCTGGCTCGGCGAGCACGGCAACCCGTTCGACGTTGTGATCGCGGATCGTGACGGGCGCGTCGGCATCGACTTCGGCGTCTACGGTGCACCGGAAACCTTCCTGATCGACGGCAAGGGCGTGATCCGCTACAAGCACGTCGGCCCCATCACCCCCGATGTCGTCACCCACGAATTCCGCCCCGCCCTGCAGGCGCTCTCCCACGAGGCCGCCCTATGA